One region of Bacillus pumilus genomic DNA includes:
- a CDS encoding GGDEF domain-containing protein, whose product MNRLFSNTYRLYYSLLLTFAGLILFMGYLNVQDAESFMIIALTFVVLGCGILFGILPALIFTLLFLFFIGSVMFFTELGHENSLFSNQTLQDVVIWGVALLFFAISAGSLHERINTLRHTIEQQKQAIKQFVAIDSTTGFDNAERMKLELSEEMKRAERYKQPFVFILLHMNYAAEFKSLYGEKEMQHLFQQLSLKIRESVRETDKKFRLSEERMGLLLTHTPEENVSVVLDKLKDKLQTHVLLNGREVTLTFHVCHLTSSSDYRTPEQFLEELEKEMMMNEL is encoded by the coding sequence ATGAATCGGTTGTTCAGTAACACGTATCGCTTGTACTATTCTCTGCTCCTCACGTTTGCAGGCCTTATTTTGTTTATGGGCTACCTTAACGTACAAGATGCGGAGAGCTTTATGATCATCGCACTGACATTTGTCGTGTTAGGCTGTGGTATTTTATTTGGTATCCTACCAGCATTAATTTTCACCTTACTGTTTTTGTTCTTTATAGGAAGCGTCATGTTCTTTACAGAGCTTGGTCATGAAAATTCCCTTTTTTCAAATCAAACATTGCAAGATGTAGTAATTTGGGGCGTAGCACTTCTTTTTTTCGCTATTTCAGCGGGAAGCTTGCATGAACGGATCAATACGCTGCGTCACACCATTGAACAACAAAAGCAGGCCATCAAACAATTTGTGGCGATTGACTCGACAACAGGATTTGACAATGCTGAGCGGATGAAGCTCGAATTATCCGAGGAAATGAAACGGGCAGAACGGTACAAACAGCCATTTGTCTTTATCCTTCTTCATATGAATTACGCAGCGGAATTCAAATCGTTATATGGAGAAAAAGAAATGCAGCATCTATTTCAACAATTAAGTCTCAAGATACGCGAAAGCGTAAGAGAAACCGATAAGAAATTTCGGTTATCTGAAGAACGAATGGGCTTGCTGCTAACCCATACACCAGAAGAAAATGTGTCAGTTGTCCTTGATAAGCTAAAGGATAAACTGCAAACGCATGTCCTATTAAACGGTCGTGAAGTGACCTTGACATTTCATGTCTGTCATTTAACAAGCAGCTCGGATTATCGTACGCCAGAGCAGTTTTTAGAAGAACTAGAAAAAGAGATGATGATGAATGAACTTTAA
- a CDS encoding DUF2334 domain-containing protein, with product MNFNSLMKCCLMITLFSILSFKHMASADALVTQPNTLIVYSTPSGEVTPAVHMLDLLAGHFSKQTTIVSDEHLAEKRMNEFQQVIYLGEIKRTLSKQTIRATNESQQFIAIGYNAEQLRPFSKLTFHKQDHISQLKHTHDQTYRQLERRINVLTVRGTDLENEFLVKKRQSDLPFVTQTKEGTAYIGILDVVQHNKLLAEVLEKYMPSSVQMKTKYVMLGNISPASDEKKLLELGQYVSAQHIPYQIAVTPVWIDRATGDEVTLSDRPKLVNVLKQLQENGASIILHGFTRTYRTEESGQGFEFWDAKYDQPITTNDPKNAEKKQSKSQFPNEKDFHTYTKLNQQQEVAYTEKKLTKGIELLARQGLYPLAFEVPHDAISQKGYEVISKHVSSLFGQVQLSDRTWKTAGASPLVTSPAMLHGMTLYPQQQVEQVFDKEGSNVLTEQTIQSVQHLQSAAIGLSYDVELGIAGLQDLITQMEAIPSSEWLDVKKTKQTVQTAHVKIQTSGNGHIQVEESNIAETKTVKRSGMENMLRILTVVVMLFIAAFALYTLYLRLTMKKRIFKERKLGG from the coding sequence ATGAACTTTAATTCTTTGATGAAATGTTGTTTGATGATCACGCTTTTTTCGATTCTTTCGTTTAAACACATGGCTTCAGCCGATGCGCTCGTCACGCAGCCAAATACACTGATCGTTTATTCCACACCATCGGGGGAAGTGACTCCAGCCGTTCATATGCTGGATCTACTCGCCGGTCATTTTTCAAAACAGACGACGATTGTATCTGATGAACATTTGGCTGAAAAGAGGATGAATGAATTTCAGCAAGTCATTTATCTTGGAGAAATAAAGAGAACCCTGTCAAAACAAACCATTCGTGCGACGAACGAATCACAGCAATTCATCGCCATTGGATACAATGCGGAACAGCTTCGCCCATTCTCCAAGCTTACTTTTCACAAACAAGATCATATCAGTCAATTGAAACATACACATGATCAGACATACCGTCAGCTAGAGAGAAGGATCAATGTGTTAACGGTTCGAGGGACAGACTTGGAAAATGAATTTCTAGTGAAGAAACGTCAATCTGATCTGCCATTTGTGACTCAGACAAAAGAAGGTACGGCATATATCGGTATCTTAGATGTCGTGCAACACAACAAGCTTCTTGCAGAAGTGCTAGAAAAATACATGCCATCTTCTGTGCAAATGAAGACAAAATACGTAATGCTCGGGAACATCAGTCCAGCAAGTGACGAGAAGAAGCTACTAGAACTTGGACAATACGTATCCGCACAGCATATTCCTTATCAAATTGCAGTGACCCCTGTTTGGATAGATCGAGCAACAGGTGATGAAGTCACACTGAGCGACCGCCCGAAGCTCGTGAATGTGTTAAAACAATTGCAAGAAAATGGAGCGAGTATCATTCTTCATGGCTTTACCCGTACGTATCGAACGGAGGAATCTGGTCAGGGATTTGAGTTCTGGGATGCAAAATATGATCAGCCCATCACGACAAATGATCCAAAAAATGCAGAGAAGAAACAAAGTAAAAGCCAATTCCCAAATGAAAAAGACTTTCATACGTATACCAAATTGAATCAGCAGCAAGAAGTCGCCTATACAGAAAAGAAACTGACAAAGGGCATTGAGCTTCTTGCTAGGCAAGGCTTATATCCTCTTGCGTTCGAGGTGCCGCATGATGCGATATCACAAAAAGGTTATGAAGTAATTTCAAAGCATGTGTCCAGTCTATTTGGACAGGTGCAGCTGTCAGACCGCACTTGGAAAACAGCCGGTGCATCGCCGCTCGTGACGTCTCCTGCCATGTTACACGGCATGACCTTATATCCTCAGCAGCAAGTTGAGCAAGTGTTTGACAAAGAAGGTTCAAATGTTTTAACTGAACAGACGATTCAATCCGTGCAGCATCTGCAATCAGCCGCAATTGGGCTGTCCTATGACGTGGAGTTAGGGATAGCAGGGTTACAGGATTTGATCACACAGATGGAGGCAATCCCTTCTAGCGAATGGCTGGATGTAAAGAAAACAAAACAGACGGTCCAAACTGCACATGTAAAAATCCAAACATCTGGGAATGGACATATTCAAGTAGAGGAATCCAACATCGCCGAAACAAAAACAGTCAAACGAAGTGGCATGGAAAATATGCTGAGAATTCTCACGGTCGTGGTCATGCTGTTTATTGCGGCATTTGCTTTATACACATTGTATTTAAGACTGACAATGAAAAAACGAATTTTTAAGGAGAGAAAATTAGGTGGCTGA
- a CDS encoding DNA topoisomerase III, with protein sequence MSKTVVLAEKPSVGRDLARVLKCHKKGNGFLEGDQYIVTWALGHLVTLADPEGYGKEFQSWRLEDLPIIPEPLKLVVMKKTGKQFQAVKAQLARKDVKDIVIATDAGREGELVARWILEKAHVKKPLKRLWISSVTDKAIQEGFKRLKDGKEYDNLYRSAVARAEADWIVGINATRALTTKFNAQLSCGRVQTPTIAMIAKREEDIQQFQPKPFYGLTAQVDGLTLTWQDAKTKQNRTFQESVIKERLTACEGKPAVVDALKKTAKKAFAPGLYDLTELQRDAHKRYGFSAKETLSTLQRLYEQHKLVTYPRTDSRFISADIVPTLKDRLKGMNVRPYAQHVNRILQSGVKAHKGFVNDAKVSDHHAIIPTEEELYPGVLSDKERKLYDLIAKRFLAVLMNPFEYEETTVITKIGSETFTAKGKTVQAAGWKAVYDDSYEEEESAEADQHLPLLSEGQSLDVRQLKETRGETKPPARFNEATLLSAMENPAAFMQNEEKDLVKTLGETGGLGTVATRADIIEKLFNSFLIEKKGKDIFITSKGKQLLSLVPEDLKSPALTAEWEQKLSKIAKGQLKASQFMSEMKSYAKQAVSEIKQTNQTFKHDNVTGTHCPDCGKLMLKVNGKHGTMLVCQDRECGHRKNVAKKTNARCPNCHKKLELRGEGDGKIFACVCGHREKLSVFEKRKSQSNQKKASKHDVSKYMKKQKKVEEPINNALAEQLKKLKLDQ encoded by the coding sequence GTGTCAAAAACAGTTGTATTAGCAGAGAAACCTTCAGTCGGACGTGATCTTGCACGTGTGCTGAAGTGTCATAAAAAAGGAAATGGCTTTTTAGAAGGAGATCAATACATTGTGACGTGGGCGCTTGGCCATTTGGTCACACTGGCTGATCCAGAAGGCTACGGAAAAGAATTTCAATCCTGGCGTTTAGAGGATTTACCAATCATTCCCGAACCGCTTAAGCTTGTGGTGATGAAAAAAACAGGCAAACAATTCCAAGCAGTGAAAGCGCAGCTTGCGAGGAAAGATGTCAAAGACATTGTCATCGCAACAGATGCTGGACGTGAAGGGGAGCTTGTCGCTCGATGGATTCTTGAAAAAGCGCATGTGAAAAAGCCTTTGAAACGATTATGGATCTCATCTGTCACGGACAAAGCCATTCAAGAAGGCTTTAAACGATTAAAAGACGGCAAAGAATACGATAACCTGTATCGCTCAGCCGTTGCACGTGCAGAGGCAGACTGGATTGTCGGCATCAACGCAACAAGAGCGCTGACAACGAAGTTCAATGCACAGCTTTCCTGCGGACGGGTGCAAACACCAACGATCGCCATGATCGCCAAACGAGAAGAAGACATTCAGCAATTTCAGCCGAAGCCGTTCTATGGATTGACTGCACAAGTAGATGGACTGACTTTGACATGGCAGGATGCCAAAACAAAGCAAAACCGGACATTCCAAGAGAGTGTGATCAAAGAACGCTTGACAGCCTGCGAAGGAAAACCAGCAGTGGTTGATGCGTTGAAAAAAACAGCGAAAAAAGCTTTCGCGCCGGGACTGTACGATCTGACTGAATTGCAGCGTGATGCACATAAACGCTATGGTTTTTCAGCCAAAGAAACATTATCTACGCTTCAGCGATTGTATGAGCAGCATAAGCTCGTAACATATCCACGTACAGATTCACGATTTATTTCAGCGGATATCGTTCCTACATTGAAAGATCGTTTAAAAGGAATGAACGTCAGACCGTACGCCCAGCATGTGAACCGGATTTTACAATCAGGTGTGAAAGCGCACAAAGGCTTCGTCAATGATGCCAAAGTGTCAGATCACCATGCGATTATTCCAACCGAGGAAGAGCTGTACCCAGGAGTATTAAGCGATAAAGAGCGTAAATTATATGACCTCATTGCCAAACGTTTCCTTGCGGTACTCATGAATCCTTTCGAGTATGAGGAAACAACGGTCATCACCAAAATAGGCAGTGAAACGTTCACAGCAAAAGGGAAAACCGTGCAAGCAGCTGGCTGGAAAGCCGTGTACGATGACTCATATGAAGAAGAGGAATCAGCCGAGGCAGATCAACATTTGCCGCTGCTTTCAGAAGGACAGTCACTAGACGTTCGACAGCTGAAAGAGACAAGAGGAGAAACGAAGCCTCCTGCACGTTTTAATGAAGCGACCCTATTATCTGCTATGGAAAACCCAGCGGCATTTATGCAGAACGAGGAAAAGGACTTAGTGAAAACCCTTGGTGAAACAGGTGGTCTAGGGACAGTAGCAACAAGAGCGGATATTATTGAAAAGCTGTTCAATAGCTTCTTAATTGAGAAAAAGGGCAAAGACATTTTCATCACATCGAAAGGGAAGCAGCTGCTCTCGTTAGTGCCTGAGGACTTAAAGTCCCCTGCGTTAACAGCGGAATGGGAACAAAAGCTTTCTAAAATCGCCAAAGGGCAATTGAAGGCTTCTCAATTCATGAGTGAAATGAAGTCATATGCCAAACAAGCCGTATCTGAAATCAAACAGACGAACCAGACCTTTAAGCATGACAATGTCACTGGCACCCATTGTCCAGACTGCGGTAAACTCATGCTGAAAGTGAATGGAAAACATGGCACGATGCTCGTTTGTCAGGACCGAGAATGCGGCCATCGTAAAAATGTGGCGAAGAAAACAAACGCACGCTGCCCGAACTGTCATAAAAAGCTCGAGCTGCGCGGAGAAGGCGATGGCAAAATCTTTGCTTGTGTATGCGGCCATAGAGAAAAGCTGTCTGTCTTCGAAAAACGCAAATCTCAATCCAATCAAAAGAAAGCCAGTAAGCACGATGTGTCTAAATATATGAAGAAACAAAAGAAAGTGGAAGAACCAATTAATAACGCACTAGCTGAACAATTAAAGAAGTTAAAATTAGATCAATAG
- a CDS encoding glycosyltransferase family 2 protein has product MLIWIMLLYHMFLMQGGFQHYLTYEKVLPKWTKQGKELPTVSILIPAHNEEVVIRQTLKAMVQLSYPKHLLEIIVINDNSSDRTGEIVQSFSEQYDHVHMIETKPPFAGKGKSTALNEGLKASTGEVICVYDADNMPEPKAVYHLVLGLLNDPKAGAVVGKFRVINATKNLLTKFINIETICFQWMAQGGRWKWFGIATIPGTNFAIRRHILEELGGWDVQALAEDTELTIRVYNLGYVIRFFPAALTWEQEPETWKVWWRQRTRWARGNQYVVLKFLRQFMKLKRKRMVFDLFYFFFTYFLFFFGVLLSNGIFIVNLFVDLHLSVGAVALILWGLAFFLFLTEVMITLSIEKTELTKQNILIVVLMYFTYSQVWIALVVYSLCVEVKSRLLKQEVKWYKTERYDQQQKKSG; this is encoded by the coding sequence ATGCTCATTTGGATCATGCTTCTATACCACATGTTTCTCATGCAGGGCGGCTTTCAGCATTACCTCACCTATGAAAAAGTGCTGCCTAAATGGACAAAACAAGGGAAAGAGCTGCCGACCGTCAGTATCCTGATTCCTGCTCATAATGAAGAGGTCGTCATTCGGCAGACATTAAAAGCGATGGTTCAGCTATCTTATCCTAAACACCTCCTTGAAATCATTGTGATTAATGACAATTCTTCTGATCGCACAGGAGAGATTGTGCAATCATTCAGTGAGCAATATGATCATGTCCATATGATTGAAACGAAGCCGCCATTTGCAGGGAAGGGAAAATCCACTGCACTGAATGAAGGTTTGAAGGCTTCAACAGGAGAAGTGATTTGCGTATACGACGCAGATAACATGCCTGAACCAAAGGCTGTCTATCATTTGGTTCTTGGATTATTAAATGACCCAAAAGCAGGCGCTGTTGTCGGGAAATTCAGGGTGATCAATGCAACCAAAAATTTGCTGACCAAATTTATTAATATTGAGACCATCTGTTTCCAATGGATGGCGCAGGGCGGGAGATGGAAATGGTTTGGTATTGCAACAATACCAGGTACCAACTTCGCCATCCGCCGGCACATTTTAGAAGAGCTCGGCGGCTGGGATGTCCAAGCTTTGGCCGAGGACACCGAATTAACGATCCGTGTGTATAACCTGGGATATGTGATTCGATTTTTTCCAGCTGCGCTCACATGGGAACAAGAGCCTGAGACATGGAAGGTCTGGTGGCGGCAAAGAACGCGCTGGGCTAGAGGGAATCAATATGTTGTCCTTAAATTTTTAAGGCAGTTTATGAAGCTGAAACGAAAACGAATGGTTTTCGATTTGTTTTATTTCTTCTTTACGTATTTCTTATTTTTCTTCGGCGTTCTGCTCTCAAATGGCATCTTTATTGTAAACCTATTTGTTGATCTTCATTTATCTGTAGGGGCTGTCGCACTAATCCTTTGGGGATTAGCCTTCTTCCTCTTTCTAACAGAAGTGATGATTACATTAAGTATTGAGAAAACAGAGCTCACCAAACAAAATATTCTCATTGTGGTCCTCATGTACTTCACCTATTCTCAAGTATGGATTGCGCTTGTCGTGTACTCCTTATGTGTAGAGGTGAAGAGCCGATTATTGAAACAAGAAGTGAAATGGTACAAAACAGAGCGTTACGATCAACAACAAAAGAAAAGCGGGTGA
- a CDS encoding glycosyl hydrolase family 8: MHTRIYRTAIVLLIVILLGGCTWEQQKESADPVSSQPVLPGEYFITHHLMTDQGLIRTSFAEQHIYLSESLGLWMDYLVRKKDQNSFDQQFDVLQDQFLLDHHLLSWQIESDQKNKANALVDDLRVVTALQKANHLWKKSAYQTTAKEIAQALKEKNMFKGILSDYYDASTNRTSHTITLSYIDPKAIKELESLQIFTKQMTSNQLAILKQAPRKKGFFPKSYDIKKKTYSFDQEINMIDQLYTALHAYHAKVNTSEIMKWLKTSFKQEGKLYGRYKLSTLKPSVTYESPSVYALVILYALKQNELKFAKTVYHRMKELQTQDPLKPYYGGYMNEKETHSFDNLLPLIAERELLNESVVQ, translated from the coding sequence ATGCATACACGCATATATCGTACAGCAATTGTTTTACTCATTGTCATTCTACTAGGCGGATGTACCTGGGAACAGCAGAAAGAATCAGCTGATCCAGTATCATCTCAGCCCGTTTTGCCTGGAGAATATTTTATCACTCACCACTTAATGACAGATCAAGGCTTAATTCGCACCTCTTTTGCAGAGCAGCACATCTACTTATCTGAATCACTTGGACTTTGGATGGATTATCTTGTTCGAAAAAAAGATCAAAATTCATTTGACCAACAATTTGATGTTCTGCAAGATCAATTTTTACTAGACCATCATCTTCTCAGCTGGCAAATTGAATCCGATCAAAAAAATAAGGCCAATGCTTTAGTCGATGATTTACGTGTAGTGACGGCACTTCAAAAGGCAAATCATTTGTGGAAGAAGTCAGCGTATCAAACGACAGCAAAAGAAATCGCTCAAGCGTTAAAAGAAAAAAACATGTTCAAAGGCATATTGTCCGATTATTATGATGCATCAACCAATCGAACTTCACATACAATCACACTCTCATATATAGACCCAAAAGCAATCAAAGAATTGGAATCCCTCCAAATATTCACGAAACAAATGACCAGTAACCAATTAGCCATTCTAAAACAAGCACCGAGAAAAAAAGGATTCTTTCCTAAATCCTATGACATAAAGAAAAAAACCTATTCATTCGATCAAGAAATCAATATGATCGATCAACTTTATACAGCTTTACATGCATATCATGCAAAGGTGAATACGTCCGAGATCATGAAATGGCTTAAAACGTCGTTTAAACAAGAAGGCAAACTGTACGGAAGATACAAACTGAGCACATTGAAGCCATCTGTCACATATGAATCGCCTTCGGTATATGCACTCGTCATTTTGTATGCCCTTAAACAAAACGAGCTGAAATTCGCAAAGACTGTCTATCACCGCATGAAAGAATTACAAACTCAAGATCCTCTCAAGCCTTACTACGGAGGATACATGAACGAAAAAGAGACACACTCATTTGATAACTTATTGCCTTTAATTGCAGAAAGGGAGCTTCTAAATGAATCGGTTGTTCAGTAA